One part of the Microtus ochrogaster isolate Prairie Vole_2 chromosome 18, MicOch1.0, whole genome shotgun sequence genome encodes these proteins:
- the C18H18orf32 gene encoding UPF0729 protein C18orf32 homolog, which yields MVCIPCVVIPVLLWIFKKFLEPYIYPLVSPVISRIWPKKAVQESNGKNIGKVDCQGADINGLPTEGTTEVSEKKKN from the exons ATGGTGTGCATTCCTTGTGTCGTCATTCCAGTTCTGCTCTGGATCTTCAAAAAGTTCCTGGAGCCGTACATCTACCCGCTGGTTTCCCCCGTCATCAGCCGTATATGGCCTAAAAAGGCTGTACAAGAATCCAATGGTAAAAATATAGGCAAAGTAGACTGCCAG gGTGCAGATATCAATGGCTTACCCACAGAAGGAACAACAGAggtctctgagaagaagaaaaactag